From one Pseudomonas sp. S35 genomic stretch:
- the tssH gene encoding type VI secretion system ATPase TssH: protein MGEISRAALFGKLNNVAYKAIEAATVFCKLRGNPYVELAHWFHQLLQLQDSDLHRIIRQFNVEPARLARDLTEALDRLPRGSTSITDLSSHVEEAVERGWVYGSLMFGESQVRTGYLVLGILKTPSLRHALLGLSSEFDKIKAEALSERFDEYVGDSPENALSASDGFNAGVPGEASGAMAPSAMGKQEALKRFTVDLTEQARSGKLDPIVGRDEEIRQLVDILMRRRQNNPILTGEAGVGKTAVVEGFALRIVAGDVPPALKDVELRSLDVGLLQAGASMKGEFEQRLRQVIEDVQASPKPIILFIDEAHTLVGAGGAAGTGDAANLLKPALARGTLRTVAATTWAEYKKHIEKDPALTRRFQVVQVAEPSEDKALLMMRGVASTMEKHHQVQILDEALEASVKLSHRYIPARQLPDKSVSLLDTACARVAISLHAVPAEVDDSRRRIEALETELQIIAREHAIGIDIGARQSNSEALLSTERERLATLESRWAEEKTLVDELLATRATLREKAGVVDSGNDELRALLVDLQQRLTALQGETPLILPTVDYQAVASVVADWTGIPVGRMARNELETVLNLDQHLKKRIIGQDHALQMIAKRIQTSRAGLDNPSKPIGVFMLAGTSGVGKTETALALAEAMYGGEQNVITINMSEFQEAHTVSTLKGAPPGYIGYGEGGVLTEAVRRKPYSVVLLDEVEKAHPDVHEIFFQVFDKGVMEDGEGRVIDFKNTLILLTTNAGTELISQVCKDPANIPEPEEIAKALRQPLLEIFPPALLGRLVTIPYYPLSDTMLKAITRLQLGRIKKRVESTHKVAFDYDDAVVDLIVSRCTETESGGRMIDTILTNSLLPDMSREFLTRMLEGKALAGVRISSRDNELHYDFSDAE from the coding sequence ATGGGTGAAATCAGTCGCGCCGCGTTGTTCGGCAAACTCAACAACGTGGCCTACAAGGCCATCGAAGCCGCCACGGTGTTCTGTAAATTGCGCGGTAACCCCTATGTGGAACTGGCCCACTGGTTTCACCAGTTGCTGCAACTGCAGGACTCGGACCTGCACCGCATCATCCGCCAGTTCAACGTGGAGCCGGCACGCCTGGCCCGTGACCTGACCGAAGCCCTGGACCGCCTGCCACGCGGCTCGACGTCGATCACCGACCTGTCGTCCCATGTTGAGGAAGCCGTAGAACGCGGCTGGGTCTACGGCAGCCTGATGTTCGGCGAAAGCCAAGTGCGTACCGGCTACCTGGTGCTGGGCATCCTCAAGACCCCGAGCCTGCGCCATGCATTGCTGGGTTTGTCGTCGGAGTTCGACAAGATCAAGGCCGAAGCCCTGAGCGAGCGTTTTGACGAGTACGTCGGCGACTCACCGGAAAATGCCCTGAGCGCCAGCGACGGTTTCAACGCCGGTGTTCCAGGCGAAGCCAGCGGCGCTATGGCGCCGAGCGCGATGGGCAAGCAAGAAGCCCTCAAGCGTTTCACCGTGGACCTGACCGAACAGGCGCGCAGCGGCAAGCTCGACCCGATCGTCGGCCGCGATGAAGAGATTCGCCAGTTGGTCGACATCCTCATGCGTCGACGCCAGAACAACCCGATCCTCACCGGTGAAGCCGGGGTGGGCAAGACTGCCGTGGTCGAAGGCTTCGCCCTGCGCATCGTCGCCGGTGACGTACCGCCGGCACTGAAAGACGTGGAACTGCGCAGTCTCGACGTGGGCCTGCTGCAAGCCGGCGCCAGCATGAAAGGCGAGTTTGAACAGCGCCTGCGCCAGGTCATCGAAGACGTGCAAGCCTCGCCCAAACCGATCATCCTGTTTATCGACGAAGCCCACACGCTGGTGGGTGCCGGTGGCGCCGCCGGGACCGGTGATGCGGCCAACCTGCTCAAACCTGCCCTCGCCCGAGGCACCTTGCGTACCGTGGCCGCCACCACCTGGGCCGAGTACAAGAAACACATCGAGAAAGATCCGGCCCTGACCCGTCGTTTCCAAGTGGTGCAAGTCGCCGAGCCATCAGAAGACAAAGCCCTGCTGATGATGCGCGGCGTGGCCTCGACCATGGAAAAACACCACCAGGTGCAGATCCTCGATGAAGCGCTGGAAGCGTCGGTGAAGCTGTCTCACCGCTACATTCCGGCACGCCAGTTGCCGGATAAATCCGTGAGCCTGCTGGACACCGCCTGCGCCCGCGTCGCTATCAGCCTGCACGCCGTGCCGGCCGAAGTGGACGACAGCCGCCGCCGCATCGAAGCCCTGGAAACCGAGCTGCAAATCATCGCCCGCGAGCATGCCATCGGCATCGACATCGGTGCGCGCCAGAGCAACAGCGAAGCCTTGCTGAGTACCGAGCGTGAGCGCCTGGCGACCTTGGAAAGCCGTTGGGCCGAAGAGAAAACCCTGGTGGACGAGTTGCTCGCCACCCGCGCAACCCTGCGCGAGAAAGCCGGCGTGGTGGACAGTGGCAACGATGAATTGCGCGCGTTGCTGGTCGATCTGCAACAGCGCCTGACCGCGCTGCAAGGCGAAACCCCGTTGATCCTGCCGACCGTGGATTACCAGGCCGTGGCTTCGGTGGTCGCTGACTGGACCGGCATTCCAGTGGGCCGCATGGCGCGCAACGAGCTGGAAACCGTACTCAACCTCGACCAGCACCTGAAAAAACGCATCATCGGCCAGGACCACGCCTTGCAGATGATCGCCAAGCGCATCCAGACCTCCCGCGCCGGCCTCGACAACCCGAGCAAGCCGATTGGCGTGTTCATGCTCGCCGGCACCTCCGGCGTGGGCAAGACCGAAACCGCGCTGGCCCTGGCCGAAGCCATGTACGGCGGTGAGCAGAACGTGATCACCATCAACATGAGCGAGTTCCAGGAAGCTCACACGGTGTCCACACTCAAGGGCGCGCCACCGGGCTATATCGGCTACGGCGAAGGCGGCGTATTGACCGAAGCGGTACGGCGCAAACCCTACAGCGTGGTGCTGCTGGACGAGGTGGAAAAAGCCCACCCGGACGTGCACGAGATCTTCTTCCAGGTGTTCGACAAGGGCGTGATGGAAGACGGCGAAGGCCGAGTCATCGACTTCAAGAACACCCTGATCCTGCTGACCACCAACGCCGGCACCGAGCTGATTTCCCAGGTCTGCAAAGACCCGGCGAACATCCCCGAGCCGGAAGAAATCGCCAAGGCCCTGCGCCAGCCGCTGCTGGAGATTTTCCCGCCGGCGCTGCTCGGCCGTCTGGTGACGATTCCGTACTACCCGCTGAGCGACACGATGCTCAAGGCGATCACCCGCCTGCAACTGGGCCGCATCAAGAAGCGTGTGGAGAGCACCCACAAAGTCGCCTTCGACTACGACGACGCGGTGGTGGACTTGATCGTTTCGCGCTGCACCGAAACCGAAAGCGGCGGGCGCATGATCGACACCATCCTCACCAACAGTTTGCTGCCGGACATGAGCCGCGAGTTCCTCACGCGCATGCTCGAAGGCAAGGCGTTGGCGGGGGTGCGGATCAGTAGTCGGGATAATGAATTGCACTACGACTTCAGCGACGCCGAATAA
- a CDS encoding type VI secretion system tip protein VgrG produces the protein MLFNQASRLAKITSPLGPDVLLLNEMGGGEELGRLFNYELQLTSLDANIDLNQLLGKPMSVGVQLADGGERHFHGIVARCSQNIDQGQFASYQVTLRPWFWLLTRTSDCRIFQNLSIPQIIKQVFRDLGFSDFEDALSRPYREWEYCVQYRETSFEFVSRLMEQEGIYYFFRHEQDRHVLVLADAYGAHTTVPGYASIPYYPKDEQQRERDHMHNWHLAQEVQPGSLELNDYDFQRPSASIDVRSAMPRPHTAGDYPLYDYPGTYVQSADGEHYARTRIEALQTLHEQIEFNGNARGLGSGHLFSLTGFSRQDQNREYLIVGCRYLIVQESLESGGGSGSAQFESSLTCIDAQQSFRPLANTHRPIVKGPQTALVVGPKGEEIWTDQFGRVKVHFYWDRHDQSNENSSCWIRVSQSWAGKNWGSMQIPRIGQEVIVSFLEGDPDRPIITGRVYNAEQTVPYDLPENATQSGMKSRSSKGGTPANFNEIRMEDKKGLEQLYIHAERNQDIVVEVDESHSVGHDRNKSIGHDEVVTIGNDRVRAVKHDDMLMVGFSKTDAISKSYLIEVGENLRLVCGKSVLELNASGQINLTGVQINVYSEGSSEINTGGNLHLNIGGKGGTTPMGQGVKGEIDAAVNSMFPKPPSGQ, from the coding sequence ATGCTATTCAACCAAGCCTCACGCCTGGCCAAGATCACCAGCCCCCTCGGGCCGGATGTGCTGCTGCTCAATGAAATGGGCGGCGGCGAAGAGCTGGGGCGGCTGTTCAACTATGAGCTGCAACTGACGTCCCTGGACGCCAACATCGACCTCAACCAGTTGCTGGGCAAGCCGATGAGCGTCGGCGTGCAACTGGCGGACGGTGGCGAGCGGCACTTCCACGGCATCGTCGCGCGTTGCAGCCAGAACATCGACCAGGGCCAGTTCGCCAGTTACCAAGTGACGCTGCGCCCGTGGTTCTGGCTGCTGACCCGCACCTCGGACTGCCGGATTTTCCAGAACCTGAGCATCCCGCAGATCATCAAGCAGGTGTTTCGCGACCTGGGGTTTTCCGACTTCGAAGACGCCCTGAGCCGGCCGTACCGCGAGTGGGAATACTGCGTGCAGTACCGCGAGACCAGCTTCGAGTTCGTCAGCCGCCTGATGGAACAGGAAGGCATCTACTACTTTTTCCGCCATGAACAGGACCGCCACGTGCTGGTACTGGCCGACGCCTATGGCGCCCACACCACGGTGCCGGGCTATGCGTCGATCCCGTATTACCCCAAGGACGAACAACAGCGCGAACGCGACCACATGCACAACTGGCACCTGGCGCAGGAAGTGCAGCCGGGCTCGCTGGAGCTCAACGACTACGACTTCCAGCGCCCCAGCGCCAGCATCGACGTGCGCTCGGCGATGCCGCGCCCGCACACTGCCGGCGACTACCCGCTGTACGACTACCCCGGCACTTATGTGCAAAGCGCCGACGGCGAACACTACGCGCGCACCCGCATCGAAGCCCTGCAAACCCTGCATGAGCAGATCGAGTTCAACGGCAATGCCCGCGGCCTCGGCTCGGGCCACCTGTTCAGCCTCACCGGCTTCAGCCGCCAGGACCAGAACCGCGAATACCTGATCGTCGGCTGTCGCTACCTCATCGTCCAGGAAAGCCTGGAAAGCGGCGGTGGCTCAGGCTCTGCGCAGTTCGAAAGCAGCCTGACCTGCATCGACGCCCAACAAAGCTTTCGCCCGCTGGCCAACACCCATCGCCCCATCGTCAAAGGCCCGCAGACCGCGCTGGTGGTCGGCCCCAAAGGCGAGGAAATCTGGACCGACCAGTTCGGTCGCGTGAAGGTGCACTTTTACTGGGACCGTCACGACCAATCCAACGAAAACAGCTCGTGCTGGATTCGCGTGTCGCAATCCTGGGCCGGCAAGAACTGGGGCTCGATGCAGATCCCCCGGATCGGTCAGGAAGTGATTGTGAGCTTTCTGGAAGGCGACCCCGACCGGCCGATCATCACCGGGCGGGTGTACAACGCCGAGCAGACCGTGCCTTACGACCTGCCGGAAAACGCGACCCAGAGCGGCATGAAGAGTCGTTCGAGCAAGGGCGGCACACCGGCCAACTTCAATGAAATCCGCATGGAGGACAAGAAGGGGTTGGAGCAGTTGTATATCCATGCCGAGCGCAATCAGGACATTGTGGTGGAGGTCGATGAGAGCCATTCGGTGGGGCATGACCGCAACAAGAGCATTGGGCATGACGAGGTAGTGACGATTGGCAACGACCGCGTGCGTGCGGTCAAGCATGACGACATGCTTATGGTGGGGTTCAGCAAAACCGACGCCATCAGCAAGAGCTATCTAATTGAAGTGGGCGAAAACTTGCGCCTGGTTTGCGGCAAAAGTGTGCTGGAGCTCAACGCCAGCGGCCAGATCAATCTCACGGGTGTGCAGATCAATGTGTATTCCGAGGGCAGCTCCGAGATCAACACCGGCGGCAATCTGCATTTGAACATTGGGGGAAAAGGCGGTACCACACCCATGGGCCAAGGGGTCAAGGGTGAAATCGACGCGGCCGTCAATTCCATGTTTCCCAAGCCGCCTTCCGGCCAATAA